The sequence below is a genomic window from Candidatus Methanoplasma termitum.
ATCGGCAGGCATCTCGATGGTGCCGCCGGCCAATATGGCATCCACTTCTGTGGCAAGGTCCAGTGTCTCCGACGGCAGATATTCGGAAGTTTTGACAAAAGCCGACTGGCCGACATCGCCGTAAATGATCTCCGTCTTATTTCTCGCTGCTGTTTCCAATATCTCTACTGCCGATGATACGACCGAAGGCCCGACGCCGTCTCCCGGAAGAACCAATATCTTTTTTGTCATCTCAGATCCTGCTTATTACTCCCGCATATATCATCGGGAGAGTAATTGTGGCATCTCCTTCCACGGTCATCTTTTTTGCGTCTGCCTTGACCTTGCCCCAGGACACGGCCTCTCTGATCCTTGCACCGGACAAAGAGCCGTCGTATTCCTCGGCAGTGGTGAGATAAATGCAGTAATCAAGTCCGCCTCTGAATTGGCTCCACCAGATCACATGGTGTTTCGATATTCCCCCGCCGACAATGACGGCGCCTGTGGATTTTGCTGCGTTCATCATCTCACTGAGCATCTGTTCGTCGCCAAACAGATCGATCCTCAGCTTTCTGTGCATCTGATAATACATCCATAACTGGCATCCGAAAGAACCGTCTGTTATTCCCGGAACTACGACCGGGACCTTGTTCTTATGACACTGATAAAGGAGGCTGTCCTCGTCGTTCAATCTGGCTCCGACAGCATCTATTATCTCATGGGTCGTCAGGGACTGGGTCTCCGCAAATATCTCATCGAACATCGGAAGGAGGTTCTCTTCAAGAACAATACCGTAGCATTCGTCCGGGACGAGAACATTGCCGAGCCTGCTGATCTCATACTTCTCGCGGAGCATCTCGTCATCCATCATGAAATCGCCTTTGTAGTATTCCGCATAGCTTCTGGAAAGGTCGTGGTCGAGGGTCCCGCAGGTTGTTATTATAAGATCAACCAAACCGTTCTTGACCATGTCGACAATGACCCCTCTTGTTCCGGTAGCCATTATACATGCGGGGAACGAGAGTATCTTCAGGCAGTCCTTGTCCTTTACCATGGCCTCGACGATATTGGTGGCATCGGCGAGTTTTTGGGCAGTGAAGCCGCCCGCTTCTCCCATCGCTTTCAGAAGCTGGTCCGCAGACATGTTCTTTGTGATCTTGATATCTTTTACCGGGATTAGTTCTAAATCTGTCATTTGAATACCTTTGCTCTTTGATTCAATGTTCAGGCCCTGCCCTGTTAAATAGTTTGTCTGTAACTTTTCATTTATTTAGCAAGCCGCCGCAAGAACAAAAAGTATATCAATATGATAAAAATAACCCAATCCAGCTCTTATTCTATAGGGGGAGAACGCATTACGTTTCCGCTCCGGCATAGCTATAAGTCAACAGAAGATGATATTATTTCGGAAGACAACGCCCACATAGACCCAAACGTCATTGAGGATATGAAAAGACGGGACAAGTACGCAATGACCGTATTATCGGTAACGACCGTCGGTGCGCTCCTCGCAACGATGCAGGGTTCCGCGCTTATGATCGCTCTTCCGGACATGCTGGAATCGCTCCGCATGGATTTTATGACCATGTTATGGGTCCTTTTGATATATCTCATGGTGACCACCATCATGGTCCCGGTCCTCGGCAGAGTTTCCGATATGTTCGGACGAAAAAAGATGTACGTCATGGGATTCGGCGTTTTTGCATTGGGGTCGCTTCTCTGCGGATTATCCGGACACATATTCAACGGCGGGAGCGGATGGGTGCTTGTGGCATGCAGGATAGTTCAGGCACTCGGCGGATCAATGCTCCTGGCAAACAGTACGGCAATGATCACCGACGCATTCCTCAAGAACAAACTCGGATTCGGTCTGGGTGTGAATTCGATCGCCGTTGCCGCCGGCATAGTGATCGGTCCGGTGATCGGGGGCATATTTGTGCAGGTGGGGTGGGAATGGATATTCTTCTTCAATGTCCCCATCGCACTGTTCGGAATGGTATGGGCATGGTACCGCCTTAAGGAACCCAGATGGGAGGTCAAAGTGCAGACCTTCGATTGGTTGGGAACGGCAACATTCCTGGTCGGTCTGTTCGGAGTGCTTACCGCGCTTTCCTACATGTCCTTAGGCGATGCCGCACCGATGTTCACAGTGTATGTTCTGACGGTGATCGGAGTTATATTCCTGGCGTTGTTCATAATGATCGAAAGGAAAGTGAGATATCCGATGATGGACCTGAGTCTTTTCCGCATCAGAAGATATGCTGTAGGAAATGCCAGCAACTTATTGAACGGACTGTGCATCGGTGCGGCGACGTTCCTGCTGATATTCTATTTCCAGGGACCGTTAGGCAAGGACGCATTGACGGCAGGTCTGCTTTTGATACCGAGCGGTGTCCCGATGATGATCATCGGACCGCTTTCCGGCAGATGGTCCGACAAATACGGGCCGAGGCTTTTGACCGTTGTAGGACTTACATTGACAACTATATCATTGATCGGATTGGCATTCATCGATGCAGGTACGCCCTTGTGGTGGATCATAGTGTTAATGGTGATAATGGGCTGCGGCGGAGGATTGTTCATGTCACCGAACGCAAGTTCAGTCATGACATCCATCCCCTCGGAGCGCCGCGGTACCGCCTCGGGTACAAGGATGATGCTTAGGAATACAGGAAATATGTTCAGTCTCGCGATAGCATTCCCGATAGTCTTGGCGGGATTGAGTCAGAGTGTTATGATGTACATTTTCCTGGGGCCGGATGCCGGAATACCGGTGGACCCTTCCGATCTGCTTGCGGGGCTGGCATCGTTCCAAAGCGGCCTTCAGTTGGCATTTGTGATATTTGCGGTAATATCTGCCATATCCGTATTCGTTGCGTTGCTGAACTCGGATAAAAAGCATGATACCGGTGCGGCCTGAACAACCGCACCGAACATGCGCAATTCTTTTCTACAAAATAACTCAGAGGAGCAGTACTATTATACATAATCAAAGATTCCATCCCGTGTTGATGGTAGCACGGGACAGACCCTATTCGGAACTAAAGAACAGCCTTATAGGAAAAAAGGTTGTGATATGGACCTGCAACACATGTGCCAGACTGTGTTATGATGTAGGCGGGAAAGAGTCGGCCGAAAGGCTGGCGTCAGCGCTGAAGAGCGACGGAATAGATGTCCTCGGAGTTCTTGATACCAGTGCCTCCTGTCTTGAAGGAAAGGTCCGCTCCAAATATGACGAAGAGATGTTCGGCAGAGCCGACATCGTCGTATCTCTCACATGCAACATCGGCGCGCTTTGCGCAAGAAGGGTCTTCGGAAAAGAGATACTCAACCCGTTGGCCACGGTCGGCGCGGGATTCGCCGATTCCGAGAGGACCGTGTTCGTCTGCGAGGACAGCAACGGCGTGCTGTCGGTCAAAGAACTAAGAAAGATAGCCGAAGAAAAAGGCCTCTGGTGCGACCCTTACGCATGATTTTCAAGCCCCATTAAAGCCATCGTCACTTTAACTATTATATACAAAGAATGGGTATCATGACCTATAAGGGGTTAAATCAAAATGATTGACATACTTGATACAAACAATATGCTCTTCATGATCCCCATCGCCGCGGTCGTCGCATTGATCTTCGCGCTTTATTTCTTCAGGAATATCTGGTCAAGGGACAAGGGTACTCCTGAGATGCAGAAGATATCTGATGCGATCGAGACCGGTGCGATGGCCTACCTCAGGCGTCAGTACATGACGATAGGGATCATCAGCATTATATTGGCTATCGTTCTGGCTCTTGCCGGACTGGTAGAGAGTTTCCAGAACTACCTCGGATGGAAGGTTGCAATTGCATTCCTCATCGGAGCCGGATTCTCGATACTTTCCGGATTCATCGGAATGAAGATATCTGTGAACGCTAACATCAGGACCGCAAGTGCGGCACAGAAGTCCTTCAAAGACGCATTCGTGTGCTCGTTCCGCGGCGGTGCGATTTCAGGTATAGCTGTTTCAACGCTCAGCCTGGTCGGATTGTTCGCCGTCTTCTTTGTTTATTTTTCACTGCAAGACGAAAACATGGTAAAGACCCTGCATGCGGTCGTAGGATACGCATTCGGTGCTTCCTTTGCGGCTCTGTTCGCACAGCTCGGCGGAGGTATCTACACAAAAGCAGCGGACGTCGGTGCCGACCTTGTAGGAAAAGTAGAAGCCGGTATACCGGAAGATGACCCCAGGAACCCCGCAGTCATTGCGGACCTGGTGGGAGACAACGTAGGGGACTGTGCCGGACGCGGTGCAGACATATTCGAATCAACAGCAGCAGAGATCATCGGATCGATGGTCATCGGCACAGCGGTCCTGACCGCAGCCGGATGGATGGTGCCCGGACACTACAACTGGGTGTTCCTTCCGCTGGTCCTCATGGCCTTCGGACTCATCGCATCGCTCATAGGGATCCTCTGTGTGAGAATGAGGGAGGATGAGGTCAATGTGTTCAAACAGCTCAACCTCGGTTATTACATCACCATAGTGCTCGTGGTCGTGTTCATGACCATTGCAACGTATTTCATGCTTCATCAGGATACTTCACAGTGGTATTTCTTCGTCGGAGCGGGGATTGTAGGTATCGTGCTAGGATTGGCGATCGTTTACATCACCCAGTACTACACAGGCGACCACAAGCCCGTCAAGGGAATTGCCGATGCTTCGGAGACTGGAGCGGCGACAAACGTCATAGAAGGGATCGCGGTCGGAATGGAATCGACCGTCCTGCCTGTAATATGCATCGTTGTGGCGATCATCGCCTCATACATGCTCGGATACTTTGCGGCCCCCGATGGCGCAAGCCCGATGGCTTTCGGACTGTACGGAACCGCTATAGGCACGATCGCAATGCTCGCATCCTCCGCTTTCATACTTGCAGAGGACACATTCGGCCCCATTACCGATAATGCCGGCGGTATCGCAGAGATGTCAAACCAGCCTGACGAGGTCAGGGCAAGGACCGACAAGCTGGACATGGCAGGGAACACCACAAAGGCACTCACTAAGGGTTACGCAATGGCATCCGCCGCACTCGCAGCGTTCTTGCTGTTCGCAGCGTTCTTCGAGATCGTTGCAGAGATCAAGGGCGTCGAGCTCACCCAGGTATTCCAGATCAACATCGGTCAGCCGCTCATATTCTGCGGTGCACTGATCGGAGCGGTACTGGTGTTCTTCTTCGCATCGCTTGCGATAAGGGCGGTCAGAAGGGCAGCCGGAGAGATGATCGAAGAGGTACGCAGACAGTTCCGCGAGGACCCCGGCATCATGGCCGGAACTTCAGAGCCCGGATACGCACAGTGTGTCGACATCGCAACACGCGGCGCATTGAGGGCAATGGTCGTTCCCGCAATGCTTCCGATCCTTGTACCGGTGGTATTCGGGATCATTTACAGGCTGGCATTCGGCGGCACGGAAGAGTTCAGGGACTTTTCATACATGGCAGTCGGTGCACTGATAATGGTCGGGACCATCGTCGGTATCCTTATGGCAAACTTCCTCAACAACGGAGGAGGAGCCTGGGACAACGCAAAGAAGTACATCGAAGAGGGTAACCACGGCGGAAAGAGATCGCCCGCTCACTCGGCAGCGGTCGTCGGTGACACCATCGGAGATCCGTTCAAGGACACGGCAGGACCGTCGATCCACGTTCTCGTGAAGCTTCTGTCCACCGTATGTCTGGTTACGGCAGTACTCTTTGTGGTAGTGTAAAACAATTTCATTCAAGCGGGCGCAAGCCCGCATTCTTATTATTCTTATAAAAGCACGAATGGGTTTATATATGATAGCTTTAATCCATGCTTCCAAGAGGACCCGCTATGTATATGCTGACAGAGGCTGAGAGGATCGTCAGGATCCCCCCGTCGGAGCTCGACGAAGATATCGAAAAAGTGATCGATTCCCTTACATGGGAATCATTCGAGGGGAAGATCGGCGATGATAAGGAAGTGACCGTTCTCATCAGGAACGTAAGGCCGATAGGACCGGGACGCATCGTCCACGGTGACGGAGCCGTCTACCAGACAGTGAAGTACGACCAGATCGTTTTCAAACTGAAAGACAACGAGATGATAGAAGGCGTAGTGGTGGAGATCCTCAAATTCGGTGCCTTCGTCAGATTCGGGCCGCTCGACGGCCTCCTTCACATCAGCCAAGTGATGGATGACCGCGTCGACATAGACGAGACGAACCAAAGGCTCATCGGCAAAGACACGAACAGGAGCCTTTCCGTCGGAGACATAGTGAAGGCAAGGATCGTAAGCATCGATCTGAACGAAAAGAACCCTCAGGACAGCAAGATCGGACTGACTATGAGACAGCCCGGACTCGGAAAACTCCAGTGGCTTGAGGAAGACCGCAAGAACAGACAGCAGCAACAGGGCGGTGCGTAATATGGCCGGGCCCGTTTACAGAGCATGCAAACAATGCAATTTCCTGACGGAAATGGATACATGCCCCCGCTGCGGAGGCCAAACATCGAAAGAGTGGCAGGGGTTTGTTGCGGTGATCGACTTTGAGAAATCGGAGATCGCTGCCAAAATGGGCATAACGGCCAACGGCAGATATGCTCTGAAGGTCCGCTGATGGAGTACGGCAGCCGAAGAGTTCCGGAAAAGAGCAGAGATCTTTTCAAGGAACCTTTAGGGAGAGACCTCAAAGAAGAAGAACTGACTGTCATCGGCAAAAAGCCGAAGATGATCACCGTCGGCGACGTGGTGTCGCTGACAGTGGTGAAACATGGGATCATCCCCGACCTGTGTATCTATGACGGATACACGGAAAGAAAGGAGATGACCGAATTCGCAACCCTTGTGAAGAACAGGGGATGGGAAGAAAGAACGGTGAAGAACGAGGCCGGAACGATAACGGCCGACCTCTTCATCGAAATAAAAAACGCTTTGAACGGGAAAGAAGAGATAATCCGTGTGGAAGGTGAAGAAGATCTGGCGGTGATACCGTGCATACTTCTCTCTCCCAAAGGCACAAAGATAATCTACGGATGGCCCGGAAAGGGGATGAAACTCATCAGGACCGATGAGAACATCCGAAAGAAAGCTCATTACCTCATGGAAATGACGGAGGAGTTGGAATGAAGATAGAGATAACGAACCAGAAAGAGAATCCTTTGCAGAGCAGGAAGGAGGTCTATTTCACAATAGACCACGTCGGCGAGACAACTCCCGGCAGGAATGCTGTTGCAGAGGACATAGCGAAGAAAACGAAGTCCAAAAGGGACTGTGTCGTGATCGACAACATCGAGTCACTTTACGGCATAGGGAAATCCAAAGGATACGCAAAAGTGTACGACAGCAAAGAATCTGCGATGTCGTATGAGAGCAAATACCTCCTCAAGAGGAACGGAATAGGCGTACCTCCGCCCGCACCCAAAGAAGGAGCGGCACCCGGAGCGGCGCCGGCGGCAGCCCCTGCACCGGCACCTAAGGCGAAGTGATGAACATGGCAGACGCAAAAGCACCAGCAGCGAAACCGGCGGCTAAGCCGGCGGCGGGAGCACCGGCAGCAAAGGGAGGAGCCCCTGCTGCAAAAGGAGGAGCGGCACCCGCAGGAAAGAAGAAAGAGGCACCGAAAGGCCCGAAATCGGTATCTAAGAAAGACGCCTACAAGATCAACGGGAACAAGGCAGAGCGGATAAAGCCCACCTGCCCCAAATGCGGACCGGGAACCTTCATGGCGACCCACAAGGACCGTGTATCATGCGGAAGGTGCGGATACACCGAGTTCAAGAAGAAAGAGTGAACAATCTTCATTCGGCTCCCTCCCTCTCAAGACGGGGCCACAGGATCGCCGGGGGAAGTATCTGGTCCCCCGGCAAAAAATCTTATCTTTTTACCGCAACTGAAAAGGGCCAGTAGTATAGCCTGGATAGCATGGAGGCTTCCGAAGCCTTTGACCCGGGTTCGAATCCCGGCCGGCCCGCCTGTTCTGCATCATATAACTTTGATTGGATATTGAAAGAACCTGTCTTTGACATAGTGCATTACCAAACCGAGTGGTCGTGTGTGAAAACAGACCAATCTCTGATGGAATAAAAAAATAAGATGGCAAGGCCATCGTAAACAGTTTATTAAATGCGTTTTCATTTAATATTCACAGAGTAGGTTAGTGTATATGTCTTGTAAGAGTCATAATAATAGTCTGGCCCCAAAAGAGCATACTTTAGTGCCTGAATATTAAAAAAGCTCGGCATGATGGGGATTATATAACGTTTACAGAATTGTACTTTATGAACATCAACATGCTGATACGGAGTCCCCTTTGGAACTTTCACAGTAATGCACGGTTCCACATAGTATGTGCTGCTACCAACAGCTCTATTTTCACTTACGTCGTGCCAAAAGTTTACCTCGTTTGTGGCTATTTTTGATGAATTATGCAATACAACATCGCTGATCGAATATGACCAGGACGTACTATACGACGCTGATGCGTTTATAATTCCCATACCGAGTGAAACACCAGCAGAGGACGAATTAGTCCCAGAGGTTGTGTTGGGAGAGAATTCAACCAGCTTAGGACCGTTCGCTGCATATTGCCACTGCAAATATATATCTGCAGTGCGGCCGTCGCCGGTTGGTTGGGCATATTGGTAATAGTGGAATGAATAATAGTCGTTTGCAGTATCTAACGTATAGTTGTTAAGTTTGAATGCAACGGTTCTTTCAGAAAAGTACCCATAGTCATCACAGCGGATAGAGACAGTGTTGTCTAGGATCTTTACCCATTGTGCTGAGACTGATGCACCAAGGGGGGCATTGCTATACAAAGAAACTTCATCTGTGGTTGGAGTATTCTTTGTATTCATCCATGAGAGTGTTTCGGCAACAAATTGTGGATCCTTACCAGAAATCATTTCACTAGCCCAAGCATACAGCATAGATGCGGCATTAATTCGGCCTTCCCCTTCGATGCTGTATGTTATATCAATGCCTGATTCGTTCTCAAATACCCCATATGCAACAGTATTTTCAGAGAATTCTAGTGATTGAATATTTATATCAGAGCACTTGAACAAATACGAGTCCGAATCTATGAACAGAGTAGGGATTCCTTGTTTGATTAGATCATTTATTAATTGATTAGTCAAGGCGTTATTATTTTCGTAAATCCATTTTCCGTCAAAAATGACTATTTCTCCGATGTCTGAGTCGTCAATACTATTTTTGGCTTGCACTTTTGATGTGAATTGAGAGAGACCGTCAGACACGTCTTGTGTAAACTCAGTATCTGCGAAGACAGTTACCTCATGGTCTGAAAAAACAGTCTTTACTGTATCTCCATTTGCATAATTGTTGCTGTGGATGCCTCCGCCCCCCCCCCGAAGATCCAAATTCCAACTGCAACGAGTATCGCCACT
It includes:
- a CDS encoding 30S ribosomal protein S24e, encoding MKIEITNQKENPLQSRKEVYFTIDHVGETTPGRNAVAEDIAKKTKSKRDCVVIDNIESLYGIGKSKGYAKVYDSKESAMSYESKYLLKRNGIGVPPPAPKEGAAPGAAPAAAPAPAPKAK
- a CDS encoding sodium-translocating pyrophosphatase, with the translated sequence MIDILDTNNMLFMIPIAAVVALIFALYFFRNIWSRDKGTPEMQKISDAIETGAMAYLRRQYMTIGIISIILAIVLALAGLVESFQNYLGWKVAIAFLIGAGFSILSGFIGMKISVNANIRTASAAQKSFKDAFVCSFRGGAISGIAVSTLSLVGLFAVFFVYFSLQDENMVKTLHAVVGYAFGASFAALFAQLGGGIYTKAADVGADLVGKVEAGIPEDDPRNPAVIADLVGDNVGDCAGRGADIFESTAAEIIGSMVIGTAVLTAAGWMVPGHYNWVFLPLVLMAFGLIASLIGILCVRMREDEVNVFKQLNLGYYITIVLVVVFMTIATYFMLHQDTSQWYFFVGAGIVGIVLGLAIVYITQYYTGDHKPVKGIADASETGAATNVIEGIAVGMESTVLPVICIVVAIIASYMLGYFAAPDGASPMAFGLYGTAIGTIAMLASSAFILAEDTFGPITDNAGGIAEMSNQPDEVRARTDKLDMAGNTTKALTKGYAMASAALAAFLLFAAFFEIVAEIKGVELTQVFQINIGQPLIFCGALIGAVLVFFFASLAIRAVRRAAGEMIEEVRRQFREDPGIMAGTSEPGYAQCVDIATRGALRAMVVPAMLPILVPVVFGIIYRLAFGGTEEFRDFSYMAVGALIMVGTIVGILMANFLNNGGGAWDNAKKYIEEGNHGGKRSPAHSAAVVGDTIGDPFKDTAGPSIHVLVKLLSTVCLVTAVLFVVV
- a CDS encoding GTP-dependent dephospho-CoA kinase family protein; translated protein: MEYGSRRVPEKSRDLFKEPLGRDLKEEELTVIGKKPKMITVGDVVSLTVVKHGIIPDLCIYDGYTERKEMTEFATLVKNRGWEERTVKNEAGTITADLFIEIKNALNGKEEIIRVEGEEDLAVIPCILLSPKGTKIIYGWPGKGMKLIRTDENIRKKAHYLMEMTEELE
- a CDS encoding DNA-directed RNA polymerase, with product MLTEAERIVRIPPSELDEDIEKVIDSLTWESFEGKIGDDKEVTVLIRNVRPIGPGRIVHGDGAVYQTVKYDQIVFKLKDNEMIEGVVVEILKFGAFVRFGPLDGLLHISQVMDDRVDIDETNQRLIGKDTNRSLSVGDIVKARIVSIDLNEKNPQDSKIGLTMRQPGLGKLQWLEEDRKNRQQQQGGA
- a CDS encoding deoxyhypusine synthase is translated as MTDLELIPVKDIKITKNMSADQLLKAMGEAGGFTAQKLADATNIVEAMVKDKDCLKILSFPACIMATGTRGVIVDMVKNGLVDLIITTCGTLDHDLSRSYAEYYKGDFMMDDEMLREKYEISRLGNVLVPDECYGIVLEENLLPMFDEIFAETQSLTTHEIIDAVGARLNDEDSLLYQCHKNKVPVVVPGITDGSFGCQLWMYYQMHRKLRIDLFGDEQMLSEMMNAAKSTGAVIVGGGISKHHVIWWSQFRGGLDYCIYLTTAEEYDGSLSGARIREAVSWGKVKADAKKMTVEGDATITLPMIYAGVISRI
- the spt4 gene encoding transcription elongation factor subunit Spt4 produces the protein MAGPVYRACKQCNFLTEMDTCPRCGGQTSKEWQGFVAVIDFEKSEIAAKMGITANGRYALKVR
- a CDS encoding MFS transporter; this encodes MKRRDKYAMTVLSVTTVGALLATMQGSALMIALPDMLESLRMDFMTMLWVLLIYLMVTTIMVPVLGRVSDMFGRKKMYVMGFGVFALGSLLCGLSGHIFNGGSGWVLVACRIVQALGGSMLLANSTAMITDAFLKNKLGFGLGVNSIAVAAGIVIGPVIGGIFVQVGWEWIFFFNVPIALFGMVWAWYRLKEPRWEVKVQTFDWLGTATFLVGLFGVLTALSYMSLGDAAPMFTVYVLTVIGVIFLALFIMIERKVRYPMMDLSLFRIRRYAVGNASNLLNGLCIGAATFLLIFYFQGPLGKDALTAGLLLIPSGVPMMIIGPLSGRWSDKYGPRLLTVVGLTLTTISLIGLAFIDAGTPLWWIIVLMVIMGCGGGLFMSPNASSVMTSIPSERRGTASGTRMMLRNTGNMFSLAIAFPIVLAGLSQSVMMYIFLGPDAGIPVDPSDLLAGLASFQSGLQLAFVIFAVISAISVFVALLNSDKKHDTGAA